Proteins encoded within one genomic window of Petrotoga sibirica DSM 13575:
- a CDS encoding aspartate aminotransferase family protein — MSLLKVYNPFPIKIDRAEGSYIYDKTGNAFLDTFSGIGVMSFGHSYPPLLKTLKEKMDRYMHTSNFFLDEDAIFVSEKLVNFTEKNGTVYFSNSGTEANEAALKAIKKRATDKRNKIVYFENGFHGRTLGALSINGFKNLREPFEPLLANTVELKFNDVEDLSKYFDLFGEETLAVFVEPILGSGGIVSIKLEFASLIEDLKRKYNFILVCDEVQAGLGRAGKIFSYQHFGLSPNIVTIGKSIGGGLPLGGTIFLENLSQAFEKGEHGSTFAPNPVALAGARFVVENIPSLLKDVEEKGNYIMQYLKEKNFEKVKEVRGKGLMIGIELKEKDPQMREKGLQEGLLLNVLHNSVIRLLPPLNIEYNDIEKILVKLEKVLK, encoded by the coding sequence ATGAGCTTACTAAAAGTCTATAACCCTTTTCCAATAAAAATTGATAGAGCGGAAGGTTCTTACATTTACGATAAAACAGGTAACGCATTTTTAGACACATTCTCTGGAATAGGAGTAATGAGTTTTGGGCATTCTTATCCTCCTTTGCTAAAAACGTTGAAAGAAAAGATGGATAGATATATGCACACTTCTAATTTTTTTCTCGATGAAGATGCCATTTTCGTATCAGAAAAACTCGTTAATTTCACAGAGAAAAATGGTACCGTTTACTTCAGTAATTCGGGAACAGAGGCAAATGAAGCGGCTTTAAAAGCTATTAAAAAAAGAGCGACAGACAAAAGGAATAAAATCGTTTATTTCGAAAATGGTTTTCACGGTCGAACGTTAGGAGCACTTTCTATAAACGGTTTTAAAAATCTAAGAGAGCCATTTGAACCTTTGCTTGCCAACACTGTAGAACTTAAGTTCAACGATGTAGAAGATTTAAGTAAATACTTCGATTTATTTGGCGAAGAAACGTTGGCTGTTTTTGTGGAACCAATTCTCGGCTCTGGTGGAATAGTGTCAATCAAACTAGAATTCGCATCCTTGATAGAGGACTTAAAAAGGAAATATAATTTCATTTTAGTCTGCGATGAGGTTCAAGCTGGGCTTGGACGAGCAGGAAAAATCTTTTCATACCAACATTTTGGGTTGTCACCTAATATTGTAACCATCGGGAAATCCATAGGTGGTGGCTTACCTTTGGGAGGTACAATATTTCTTGAAAATCTATCTCAGGCTTTTGAAAAAGGAGAACATGGTTCAACATTTGCTCCAAACCCTGTAGCGTTAGCAGGAGCTAGGTTCGTTGTGGAAAACATCCCTTCTCTTCTGAAGGATGTTGAAGAAAAAGGAAATTACATAATGCAATATTTAAAAGAGAAAAATTTTGAAAAAGTAAAAGAAGTTCGAGGCAAAGGTTTGATGATTGGCATAGAGTTAAAAGAAAAGGACCCTCAAATGAGGGAAAAAGGTCTACAAGAGGGCCTTTTGTTGAATGTACTTCATAATAGTGTGATTCGTCTACTGCCTCCTTTAAATATTGAATATAACGATATCGAAAAGATATTGGTAAAATTAGAGAAGGTTTTAAAATGA
- a CDS encoding aspartate kinase: MKLIVQKYGGSSLADSERLNKVAQRICNKVEEGFKVLVVVSARGETTNRLIALAKETVKHPNPRELDMLLATGEQISASLLSMILNDRGVRSKSLNAFQLGLLTTSDYNDAQIKAINKEIIHKNLANNDVLVITGFQGVTEEGDLTTLGRGGSDTSAVALAASLNVKCEIYSNFAGIYTVDPKIYPQAKKLKYVTYDEMLEMAALGAKVLHSRSVEIAKKFNVELYCASSFSDEEGSYVVDNYSEYMEEPVVTGLSVDENQIQVTILNLPTDHFFINKIFEIAASKNLNIDMISIIQNNEKSNISFSIVDSVIDNFREVLSAFLKNDHENFIDFKNDLVKISVVGIGMKKAKGVASRFFKAIKDVPIFLVTTSEIKISCLIPKEYKQKAVESLAKEFDL; encoded by the coding sequence ATGAAATTGATAGTTCAAAAGTATGGAGGAAGCTCTCTTGCAGATTCTGAGAGGTTGAACAAAGTTGCCCAGAGAATATGTAACAAGGTAGAAGAAGGATTTAAAGTATTAGTTGTGGTTTCCGCAAGAGGAGAGACCACGAATAGATTGATAGCATTAGCTAAAGAAACAGTCAAGCATCCTAATCCAAGAGAGTTGGATATGCTTTTAGCAACGGGCGAACAAATCAGTGCCTCTTTGTTATCTATGATATTGAACGATAGAGGTGTCAGATCAAAATCTCTGAATGCCTTTCAACTAGGTTTATTGACTACTTCTGATTACAATGACGCTCAGATCAAAGCTATAAACAAGGAGATAATTCACAAAAATCTTGCAAACAACGATGTTTTAGTTATTACAGGATTTCAAGGTGTTACTGAAGAAGGCGATTTGACAACCTTAGGAAGAGGTGGTTCAGATACTTCTGCCGTTGCTTTAGCAGCTTCTTTAAACGTTAAGTGCGAGATATACAGCAATTTTGCAGGTATTTACACCGTTGATCCAAAGATTTATCCCCAAGCAAAAAAATTAAAGTACGTTACTTACGATGAAATGCTTGAAATGGCGGCTTTAGGGGCCAAAGTATTGCACTCAAGGTCTGTAGAAATTGCGAAAAAATTCAATGTTGAGTTATACTGTGCATCGTCTTTTTCTGATGAGGAGGGAAGTTACGTAGTGGATAATTACAGTGAGTATATGGAAGAACCTGTTGTAACAGGTTTAAGTGTGGATGAAAACCAAATCCAAGTCACTATTTTAAATCTTCCAACGGATCATTTTTTTATTAATAAAATTTTCGAAATCGCTGCTAGCAAAAATCTCAACATAGACATGATATCCATTATACAAAATAATGAAAAATCCAATATCTCTTTCAGTATTGTAGACAGCGTGATCGATAATTTCCGAGAAGTTTTAAGTGCATTTCTTAAAAATGATCATGAGAATTTTATTGATTTTAAAAATGATTTAGTCAAAATATCAGTAGTCGGAATAGGCATGAAAAAGGCAAAAGGGGTGGCTTCCCGTTTTTTTAAAGCTATAAAAGATGTACCTATATTTTTGGTGACAACTTCGGAAATAAAAATTTCATGTTTGATTCCAAAAGAGTATAAACAAAAAGCTGTGGAAAGTCTAGCAAAGGAGTTTGATTTATGA